A part of Gallaecimonas xiamenensis 3-C-1 genomic DNA contains:
- a CDS encoding MBL fold metallo-hydrolase: protein MAKLLILLLLLNTGQALAALVKVTPLGSQEGEFCPQDRALLFEDPDGTRLLFDPGRTVAGASDPRLGHIDGVLVSHLHGDHLGNAHIKGPNSGCAQTGPMQSDLPYGNAVAIALGKKAKLVSGSEMPAFFAAKLKALGGDPRQSLLVRFGGQLKVGGVTISTVPAIHSNGVGPEWIGGDLGSAMAEAGIKGDAGPATGFILRFSNGLVAYLSGDTGLSAEQKYVVHDYYRPGLAVINIGDTYTTGPKEAAFVVEQWLKPASVIASHANEVATEKGQLQPDTRSALFLKAVTLPAYLPLSGRTLAFDGQGRCQSGW, encoded by the coding sequence ATGGCCAAGCTGCTCATCCTCCTGCTGTTACTCAATACCGGTCAGGCCCTGGCCGCCCTGGTCAAGGTAACTCCCCTTGGCAGCCAGGAGGGGGAATTTTGCCCCCAGGACAGGGCCCTGCTGTTTGAAGATCCTGACGGCACCCGCCTGTTGTTCGACCCAGGCCGCACCGTCGCCGGTGCCAGCGACCCGCGCCTTGGCCATATCGATGGGGTCTTGGTCAGCCACCTGCACGGCGACCACCTGGGTAATGCCCATATCAAGGGCCCCAATAGCGGCTGCGCCCAGACCGGGCCGATGCAATCGGACCTTCCCTACGGCAATGCCGTGGCCATTGCCCTGGGCAAAAAAGCCAAGCTGGTTTCCGGGTCTGAGATGCCAGCCTTTTTTGCCGCCAAACTCAAGGCCCTTGGGGGCGATCCGCGCCAGTCCTTGCTGGTGCGCTTTGGCGGCCAACTCAAGGTTGGCGGCGTCACCATCAGCACAGTGCCGGCCATCCACAGCAATGGCGTCGGCCCCGAATGGATTGGCGGCGACCTGGGCAGCGCCATGGCCGAGGCCGGGATCAAGGGCGACGCCGGCCCTGCCACCGGTTTTATCCTGCGTTTCAGCAATGGCCTGGTGGCCTACCTGTCCGGGGACACCGGCCTGAGCGCCGAGCAAAAGTATGTGGTGCATGACTATTACCGCCCCGGCCTGGCGGTGATCAACATCGGCGATACCTACACCACAGGCCCGAAGGAAGCGGCCTTCGTGGTGGAACAGTGGTTAAAGCCGGCCAGCGTCATTGCCTCCCATGCCAATGAGGTGGCCACCGAAAAGGGCCAACTGCAGCCCGATACCCGCAGCGCCCTGTTTCTAAAAGCCGTAACCCTGCCGGCCTACCTGCCCCTATCGGGCCGTACCCTGGCCTTCGACGGCCAGGGCCGTTGCCAAAGCGGCTGGTGA
- a CDS encoding TIGR01777 family oxidoreductase, protein MSKPQLFITGGTGFIGRALVAALKGRFAITALTRNPDKARALLGEDISLCANVPDLTGMDAVINLAGEPIADKRWSQHQKRRLESSRWQLTEELVNAMAKAPPRVFISGSAIGYYGPQSPDTIVTESYSAITDDFAHRLCAGWEQRALKAQEFTRVCLLRTGVVLGKGGGALHKMLPPFKLGLGGRIGSGEQMMSWISHTDMVAAILFLLDREDLSGAFNCTAPNPVSNSELTQALGRALGRPTLLPMPPLAAKLLLGEGATLLLDGQKVIPKRLLEAGFVFQHPELDGALAAQLRA, encoded by the coding sequence ATGAGTAAGCCCCAATTGTTCATCACCGGCGGCACCGGTTTTATCGGCCGGGCCCTGGTGGCGGCCCTCAAAGGCCGCTTTGCCATCACCGCCTTGACCCGTAACCCCGACAAGGCCCGGGCTCTGCTGGGCGAGGATATAAGCCTTTGCGCCAATGTGCCGGACCTTACCGGCATGGATGCGGTCATCAACCTGGCCGGCGAACCCATAGCCGACAAGCGCTGGAGCCAGCACCAGAAGCGGCGCCTCGAAAGCAGCCGCTGGCAGCTCACCGAAGAACTGGTGAACGCCATGGCCAAGGCCCCACCCAGGGTCTTTATCAGCGGTTCGGCCATCGGTTACTACGGCCCCCAGTCACCGGATACCATAGTCACGGAGAGCTACAGCGCCATCACCGACGACTTTGCCCACCGCCTTTGTGCCGGTTGGGAGCAGCGTGCCCTTAAAGCCCAGGAATTTACCCGGGTTTGCCTGCTGCGCACCGGGGTGGTGCTGGGTAAAGGTGGCGGCGCCCTGCACAAGATGCTGCCGCCCTTCAAGCTGGGCCTGGGCGGCAGGATAGGGTCGGGGGAACAGATGATGAGCTGGATAAGCCATACCGACATGGTTGCCGCCATCCTCTTCCTGCTGGACAGGGAGGATCTGTCCGGGGCTTTCAACTGCACGGCCCCAAACCCGGTCAGCAACAGCGAGCTGACCCAGGCCCTTGGCCGCGCCCTTGGCCGCCCCACCCTGTTGCCCATGCCGCCTTTGGCAGCCAAGCTACTGCTGGGAGAAGGGGCCACCTTGCTGCTGGACGGCCAGAAGGTGATCCCCAAACGCTTGCTGGAAGCCGGCTTTGTGTTTCAACACCCGGAGCTGGACGGTGCCCTGGCAGCCCAATTGAGAGCCTGA
- a CDS encoding AI-2E family transporter yields the protein MTRSWIVGLAALVIVLAGIKLSADMLVPFLLSAFIAITCNPLVNWLARFKVPRALAVVLIIALIVLLGLMLTGLVGSSLNQFSANIPEYRARLLTQFSWVTDHLAQYNINLDRQQLQTILDPGAAMSMAANTLSSLGGLLTNFFLILLTVVFMLFEAKSLSEKVHMASGGAEHIYLALDRFFRSVNHYLAIKTLVSLCTGALIWLWLWVLGVDFPLLWGVLAFLLNYIPNIGSIIAAIPAVLLALLQLGLGHAGLTALGFLLVNTLMGNGVEPRLMGRGLGLSTLVVFLSLVFWGWLLGTVGMLLSVPLTMIIKIALESNPKSAHLAILLGGDLPAQEEAKEARS from the coding sequence ATGACCCGTTCTTGGATAGTAGGGCTGGCCGCCCTGGTGATAGTGCTGGCCGGCATCAAGCTGTCGGCCGACATGCTGGTGCCCTTTTTGCTGTCGGCCTTTATCGCCATCACCTGCAATCCGCTGGTGAACTGGCTGGCCCGCTTCAAGGTGCCAAGGGCCTTGGCGGTGGTGCTGATCATTGCCCTTATCGTGTTGTTGGGCCTGATGCTGACTGGCCTGGTGGGCAGTTCCCTCAACCAGTTCTCCGCCAATATCCCTGAGTATCGTGCCCGCCTGCTGACCCAATTCAGTTGGGTGACCGATCACCTGGCCCAATACAACATCAACCTCGACCGCCAGCAGCTGCAAACCATCTTGGACCCCGGTGCCGCCATGAGCATGGCTGCCAATACCCTGTCCAGCCTGGGAGGGTTGCTGACCAACTTCTTCCTGATCCTGCTGACCGTGGTGTTCATGTTGTTCGAGGCCAAGAGCCTGTCGGAAAAGGTGCACATGGCCAGCGGCGGCGCCGAACACATCTACCTGGCCCTGGACCGGTTTTTCCGGTCGGTCAATCACTACCTGGCCATCAAGACCCTGGTGAGCCTGTGCACCGGGGCCCTTATCTGGCTGTGGCTCTGGGTACTGGGGGTGGACTTCCCGCTGCTTTGGGGGGTGCTGGCCTTTCTGCTCAACTACATTCCCAACATCGGTTCCATCATCGCCGCCATACCGGCGGTGCTGCTGGCGTTGTTGCAGCTGGGCCTGGGTCATGCGGGGCTGACGGCCCTTGGCTTTTTGCTGGTCAATACCCTGATGGGCAACGGCGTCGAACCCAGGCTGATGGGCCGGGGCCTGGGACTGTCCACCCTGGTGGTGTTCCTGAGCCTGGTATTCTGGGGCTGGTTGCTGGGCACTGTGGGCATGCTGCTGTCGGTGCCCCTGACCATGATCATCAAGATTGCCTTGGAGTCCAATCCCAAGTCGGCCCACCTGGCAATATTGCTGGGGGGCGATCTGCCGGCTCAGGAAGAGGCCAAAGAGGCGCGCAGCTGA
- a CDS encoding LON peptidase substrate-binding domain-containing protein, with protein MDVAQFVLDTQILPGGRMPLRVFEPRYLRMVADAMAGRRPFGICMPNPKAPLNTPERLCPVGTLVAVVDFESLPDGRLGITVEGRQRYRILSSRQEEDKLHLAQVQLLDNWPALALPDGAAVLQKLLGQVFEEHPELAELYPQPAFDDAAWLTARWLEILPLSGPERQPLIEGSNCEPALLFLCRQLRASLASS; from the coding sequence ATGGACGTTGCGCAGTTTGTACTGGACACCCAGATCCTGCCCGGCGGGCGCATGCCGCTGCGGGTCTTTGAACCACGTTACCTGCGGATGGTGGCCGATGCCATGGCCGGCCGACGGCCCTTTGGGATCTGCATGCCCAACCCCAAAGCCCCCCTCAATACCCCCGAGCGGCTCTGCCCCGTGGGTACCCTGGTGGCAGTGGTGGACTTTGAATCCCTGCCCGATGGCCGCCTTGGCATCACGGTGGAAGGGCGCCAGCGCTACCGTATCCTGTCGAGCCGCCAGGAAGAGGACAAACTGCACCTGGCCCAGGTGCAGCTATTGGACAACTGGCCGGCCCTGGCCCTGCCCGACGGCGCTGCCGTGCTGCAAAAACTGCTGGGGCAGGTATTCGAGGAACATCCGGAGCTGGCGGAACTTTACCCCCAGCCGGCCTTTGACGACGCCGCCTGGCTCACCGCCCGTTGGCTGGAGATACTGCCCCTGTCAGGACCCGAGCGCCAACCCTTGATTGAAGGCAGCAATTGCGAACCGGCCCTGCTGTTCTTGTGCCGTCAGCTGCGCGCCTCTTTGGCCTCTTCCTGA
- a CDS encoding lysoplasmalogenase produces MLNLVFAALGLGHMAAAYRGPKWFFYLSKPGAMLVLVAMALGLGASDSPYGRWLLAGLLLSTLGDILLMLPKDRFVAGLVAFLLAHLCYVAAFWPQEHGLHWPWLLALLVVAALVLRLLWPGLGAFKGPVLGYMAAILLMAWLAGERYLAAPGSGTALAALGALVFMLSDSVLALDRFRRPFKAASAVIMGTYYGAQYLLVLSLT; encoded by the coding sequence ATGCTCAACCTTGTCTTTGCAGCCCTGGGGCTGGGCCATATGGCGGCGGCCTACCGGGGACCCAAGTGGTTTTTTTACCTGTCCAAGCCCGGCGCCATGTTGGTGCTGGTGGCCATGGCCCTGGGCCTTGGTGCCAGCGACAGTCCCTATGGGCGCTGGCTGCTGGCCGGGTTGTTGCTGTCCACCCTGGGGGACATCTTGCTGATGTTGCCAAAGGATCGTTTTGTGGCGGGACTGGTGGCCTTTTTACTGGCCCATCTTTGTTACGTGGCGGCCTTCTGGCCTCAGGAGCATGGGCTGCATTGGCCCTGGCTGCTGGCGCTGCTGGTGGTGGCGGCGCTGGTGCTGCGGCTGCTTTGGCCTGGCCTTGGGGCCTTCAAGGGGCCGGTGCTGGGTTACATGGCGGCCATTTTGCTGATGGCCTGGCTGGCCGGCGAGCGTTATCTGGCGGCCCCCGGCAGTGGCACCGCCTTGGCGGCGTTGGGTGCTTTGGTGTTTATGCTGTCCGACAGCGTGCTGGCCCTGGACCGTTTTCGCCGGCCCTTCAAGGCGGCCAGCGCCGTCATCATGGGCACCTACTACGGGGCCCAGTACCTGTTGGTGTTGTCCCTGACATGA
- a CDS encoding S10 family peptidase yields MRTLLLGMALVMAPALAADKAPAPAVNDQKVVTEHSLRIHGNKLDYKATTGTLVLKNDKGEPTASYFYVAYTKDDVSDVRKRPVTFAFNGGPGSSSVWLHLGTFGPRRIQFPDVTQPANAPFDLVDNDDSILDATDLVFIDPVGTGYSKAEGKAEGKDFWGVKADKVAMADFIRLWLTRAERWNSPKFLAGESYGTTRSAAVVDELENRGVYMNGVMLISSILNFQTARFETGNDLPYITFLPTYAATAWYHNALPNKPQDLEAFLQEVRDFAGGQYASALMQGSKLPTAQKAQIIDKLHQYTGLDKAYLDQTNLRISIFRFTKELLRDQRRTVGRLDSRFIGIDRDAAGESFQHDPSYTAIMGPYTAAFNDYVRRELKFKDDSEYQILSGKVNRAWDWDTDRAGYTNVAEDLRHAMSTNTHLKVMVANGYYDLATPFYATEYTFSHMDLEPSIEKNVSFSYYPAGHMMYVQPDSRIKLNQTVRDFIKSAY; encoded by the coding sequence GTGAGAACCTTGCTCTTGGGCATGGCCCTGGTGATGGCGCCCGCCCTGGCTGCCGATAAAGCCCCGGCCCCCGCCGTCAACGATCAAAAAGTGGTGACCGAGCACAGCCTGCGTATCCACGGCAACAAGCTGGACTACAAGGCCACCACCGGCACCCTGGTGCTGAAAAACGACAAGGGCGAGCCCACCGCCAGCTACTTCTACGTGGCCTACACCAAAGACGATGTGAGCGATGTGCGCAAGCGCCCGGTGACTTTCGCCTTTAACGGAGGCCCTGGCTCTTCTTCGGTCTGGCTGCACCTGGGCACCTTCGGCCCGCGCCGCATCCAGTTCCCCGACGTCACCCAGCCCGCCAATGCCCCCTTTGACCTGGTGGACAACGACGACAGCATCCTCGACGCCACCGATCTGGTCTTTATCGACCCGGTGGGCACTGGTTATTCCAAGGCCGAAGGCAAGGCCGAGGGCAAGGACTTTTGGGGCGTCAAGGCCGACAAGGTGGCCATGGCCGACTTTATCCGCCTCTGGCTGACCCGTGCCGAACGCTGGAACTCCCCCAAATTCCTGGCCGGTGAGTCCTACGGCACCACCCGCAGCGCCGCCGTGGTGGACGAGCTGGAAAACCGGGGGGTTTACATGAACGGCGTGATGCTGATCTCCAGCATCCTCAACTTCCAGACCGCCCGTTTCGAAACCGGCAACGATCTACCCTACATCACCTTCCTGCCCACCTATGCGGCCACCGCCTGGTATCACAATGCCTTGCCGAATAAGCCCCAGGATCTGGAGGCCTTCTTGCAGGAAGTACGGGATTTTGCCGGCGGCCAGTACGCCAGTGCCCTGATGCAGGGTTCCAAGCTGCCCACCGCCCAGAAGGCGCAGATCATCGACAAGCTGCACCAGTACACCGGCCTGGACAAGGCCTACCTGGACCAGACCAACCTGCGTATCAGCATCTTCCGCTTCACCAAGGAACTGCTCCGTGACCAGCGCCGCACCGTCGGCCGCCTGGACAGCCGCTTTATCGGTATCGACCGCGACGCCGCCGGTGAAAGCTTCCAGCACGATCCCAGCTACACCGCCATCATGGGCCCCTACACCGCCGCCTTTAACGACTACGTGCGCCGCGAGCTCAAGTTCAAGGACGACAGCGAATACCAGATCCTGTCTGGCAAGGTAAACCGCGCCTGGGATTGGGACACCGACCGCGCCGGCTACACCAATGTCGCCGAGGATCTGCGCCACGCCATGAGCACCAACACCCACCTCAAGGTGATGGTGGCCAACGGCTATTACGATCTGGCGACCCCCTTCTATGCCACCGAGTACACCTTCAGCCACATGGACCTGGAGCCGAGCATCGAGAAGAACGTCAGCTTCAGCTACTACCCGGCCGGACACATGATGTACGTGCAGCCCGACTCACGCATCAAGCTCAACCAGACGGTGCGCGACTTTATCAAGAGCGCCTACTGA
- a CDS encoding lytic transglycosylase → MKKTALALLLPVLLAGCQMTHSTESPDELPVVLSTDTPDDTAVAAAGDETLPPEPESSEVDILADGDAEAVAPFDNLWDQISNDFALSYDNQQPRIQTQLAWFKKHPKYLERVSKRAEPFLYIIVDELEQAGVPTELTLLPIVESAFDPFAYSHGRAAGMWQFISGTGKRFGLEQDYWYDGRRDVLASTKAAVAYLKYLNQMFDGDWLHALAAYNSGEGRVMRAIASNKKKGKPTDFWSLDLPRETRAYVPRLLALAEILKSEEGKAHFKAVANEQRLAQVTVDKQLDLSVAAELAGISVSKLHALNPGFNRWATSPDSTQVLLLPMDKAEGFNTKLAALPAKDRLRWARHKVKSGDSLLKLAHLYETDVPSLRKANSISGNIIRVGQELMIPLSSQALADGRPSQAVANRRATISHQVRSGESLWTIARKYQVSTKDLARWNNMSPKDTLSLNRKLTVWLSSDANTRASGGVSRNVSYKVRRGDSLALIASKFKVTVNDLLKWNQLDADNYLQPGQVLKLMVDVTRS, encoded by the coding sequence ATGAAAAAGACAGCATTAGCCTTGCTGCTGCCGGTGCTTTTGGCCGGCTGCCAGATGACCCACAGTACTGAGTCCCCCGACGAACTGCCGGTGGTACTGAGTACCGACACGCCCGACGACACCGCCGTAGCTGCGGCTGGCGACGAAACCCTGCCCCCCGAGCCTGAGAGTTCCGAGGTGGATATCCTGGCTGACGGCGACGCCGAAGCGGTGGCGCCCTTTGACAACCTCTGGGACCAGATCAGCAACGATTTTGCCCTGAGCTACGACAACCAGCAGCCTCGGATCCAGACCCAGTTGGCCTGGTTTAAAAAGCACCCCAAGTACCTGGAAAGGGTATCCAAGCGGGCCGAGCCTTTCCTGTACATCATCGTCGATGAGCTGGAACAGGCCGGGGTGCCCACCGAACTGACCCTGCTGCCCATAGTCGAGAGCGCCTTCGATCCCTTCGCCTACTCCCACGGCCGCGCTGCCGGCATGTGGCAGTTCATCAGCGGCACCGGTAAGCGCTTTGGCCTGGAACAGGACTACTGGTACGACGGCCGCCGTGACGTGCTGGCCTCTACCAAGGCTGCCGTGGCCTACCTCAAGTACCTCAACCAGATGTTCGACGGTGACTGGCTCCACGCCCTGGCCGCCTACAACTCAGGTGAAGGCCGGGTGATGCGCGCCATCGCCAGCAACAAGAAAAAGGGCAAACCCACCGATTTTTGGTCCTTGGATCTGCCCCGTGAGACCCGTGCCTATGTGCCGCGCCTGCTGGCCCTGGCCGAGATCCTCAAAAGCGAGGAAGGCAAGGCCCACTTCAAGGCGGTGGCCAACGAGCAGCGCCTGGCCCAGGTGACCGTGGACAAGCAGCTGGACTTGTCGGTAGCGGCCGAACTGGCCGGGATCAGTGTCAGCAAGCTGCATGCCCTTAACCCCGGTTTTAACCGCTGGGCCACCAGCCCGGACAGCACCCAGGTGCTGTTGCTGCCCATGGACAAAGCCGAGGGCTTCAACACCAAACTGGCCGCCCTGCCCGCCAAAGACCGGCTGCGCTGGGCCCGCCACAAGGTGAAAAGCGGCGACAGCCTGCTCAAGCTGGCCCATCTGTACGAAACGGACGTGCCATCCCTGCGTAAGGCCAACAGCATCAGCGGCAACATTATCCGTGTCGGCCAGGAATTGATGATCCCCCTGTCCAGCCAGGCGTTGGCCGACGGCCGCCCCAGCCAGGCGGTGGCCAACCGCCGCGCCACCATCAGCCATCAGGTGCGCAGTGGTGAGAGCCTGTGGACCATAGCCCGCAAGTACCAGGTATCCACCAAGGATCTGGCCCGCTGGAACAACATGTCTCCCAAGGACACCCTGTCCCTGAACCGCAAGCTCACCGTTTGGCTGAGCTCCGACGCCAACACCCGCGCCAGCGGCGGTGTCAGCCGCAACGTCAGTTACAAGGTGCGCCGTGGTGACTCCCTGGCCCTGATTGCCAGCAAGTTCAAGGTCACGGTCAACGACCTGCTCAAGTGGAATCAGTTGGACGCAGACAACTACCTGCAACCGGGGCAAGTGCTCAAGTTGATGGTGGATGTGACCCGCTCCTGA
- the gloB gene encoding hydroxyacylglutathione hydrolase translates to MNKSLPHQDPVFAIPAFKDNYIWAIRTGPDSIAVVDPGDAQPVLAVLAERQWTLSAILITHHHWDHTGGIAELCARYPVPVYGPASEDIDGITQPLSEGDRVQLQTLETLQVLAVPGHTRGHIAYFGQGMLFCGDTLFSGGCGRLFEGDAPTMFESLQKLAALPGETRVYCTHEYTQANLGFAWKVEPTNQALKTYMEDVARWRQAGLATLPSTLAKEKAINPFLRVEQTAVKAAAEAFNEGPCDTAVQVFAALRRFKDMS, encoded by the coding sequence ATGAACAAGAGCCTCCCCCACCAGGACCCGGTATTTGCCATTCCTGCCTTTAAGGATAACTACATCTGGGCCATTCGCACCGGCCCGGACAGCATCGCCGTGGTGGACCCAGGTGACGCCCAACCGGTGCTGGCAGTATTGGCCGAGCGCCAATGGACCCTCAGCGCCATTCTCATCACCCATCACCACTGGGACCACACCGGCGGCATCGCCGAGCTGTGCGCCCGCTACCCGGTGCCTGTTTACGGGCCGGCCAGCGAAGACATTGACGGCATTACCCAGCCCCTGTCAGAAGGTGATCGGGTTCAACTTCAAACGCTTGAGACTTTGCAGGTTCTGGCGGTTCCGGGCCATACTCGGGGCCATATCGCCTATTTTGGTCAAGGAATGCTCTTTTGTGGCGATACCTTGTTCAGCGGAGGTTGCGGGCGCCTGTTCGAAGGTGACGCTCCTACGATGTTCGAGTCGCTGCAAAAACTGGCGGCGCTCCCCGGGGAAACCCGGGTCTACTGCACCCACGAATACACCCAGGCCAACCTGGGGTTCGCCTGGAAAGTGGAACCCACCAACCAGGCATTGAAAACCTACATGGAGGACGTAGCCCGCTGGCGCCAAGCCGGTCTGGCCACCCTGCCCTCCACGCTGGCGAAAGAAAAGGCCATCAATCCTTTCTTGCGCGTTGAACAGACCGCCGTCAAGGCAGCAGCGGAAGCCTTCAATGAAGGTCCCTGTGATACGGCCGTCCAAGTTTTTGCGGCGCTGCGACGCTTCAAGGATATGAGCTGA
- a CDS encoding class I SAM-dependent methyltransferase — protein sequence MLFSPVKRHQSGTMPESWQSLKDGAWFLEQEACRLSLWWPRFYGYYLVKVGPLASAFDCSAARVQRQWYIGQSGQVQCQGTELPLQGRSVDVLVMSHNLEYSTDPHQLMREAERVLVDGGHLVLTGFNPLSLMHLCGFWRKTPPFDGHFYHPLRIKDWLALLGFEVIADERLLFGPLPGRNPQWLEALGENYAHFLGGLYVLVARKRSIPLQLTPALGRRRQRAVVPVTGTVTGRVARQGGPKAHRE from the coding sequence ATGCTGTTTAGTCCGGTGAAAAGGCATCAATCCGGCACCATGCCCGAGTCTTGGCAAAGTCTCAAGGATGGCGCCTGGTTCCTGGAACAGGAGGCCTGCCGCCTGAGCCTGTGGTGGCCGCGTTTTTATGGTTATTACCTGGTCAAGGTCGGGCCCTTGGCCAGTGCCTTTGACTGCTCCGCTGCCCGGGTGCAGCGCCAGTGGTATATAGGCCAAAGCGGCCAGGTGCAATGTCAGGGCACCGAACTGCCCCTGCAGGGGCGCAGCGTCGATGTGTTGGTGATGTCCCATAACCTGGAATACAGCACAGACCCTCACCAACTGATGCGCGAAGCCGAACGGGTGTTGGTGGACGGTGGCCATCTGGTGCTGACCGGCTTTAACCCCTTGTCGCTGATGCACCTTTGCGGCTTTTGGCGCAAGACCCCGCCCTTTGATGGCCATTTCTATCACCCCCTGCGCATCAAGGACTGGCTGGCCCTGCTGGGTTTTGAGGTGATCGCCGACGAGCGGTTGCTGTTTGGCCCTTTGCCAGGGCGTAACCCCCAGTGGCTGGAGGCACTGGGAGAAAACTATGCCCATTTCCTGGGTGGCCTCTATGTGCTGGTGGCCCGCAAGCGCAGTATTCCCCTGCAGCTGACCCCGGCCCTTGGCCGGCGCCGCCAGCGCGCCGTGGTGCCGGTGACCGGCACCGTTACCGGGCGCGTAGCCAGGCAGGGAGGGCCCAAAGCCCATCGAGAATGA
- a CDS encoding HAD-IIA family hydrolase codes for MIEGLLCDLDGVLLVNDQPLPGALEAAQELKATLPLAFVTNSTRLTPKALAAKLVGLGLDISPKFILSPLSVAQSLLAERGIRRLWSLVAEGIQSAFDDYQQDQHHPEALVLGDIGPDWDYRCLNAAFNCLHQNPGIPVISLGLSTYYQGPQGLRLDVGPFARLLAEASGAELLVCGKPQQGIFALGAERLGLAPAQLAMVGDDLDTDVRAAQQAGLTGILVRTGKFRQQALDQGGKAPDVILDGLWALPAWLRAR; via the coding sequence ATGATTGAAGGGCTGCTTTGCGATCTGGATGGGGTCTTGCTGGTCAACGACCAGCCCCTGCCCGGTGCCCTGGAAGCGGCCCAGGAACTGAAAGCCACCCTGCCCCTGGCCTTTGTTACCAACAGCACCCGCCTGACTCCCAAGGCCCTGGCCGCCAAACTGGTTGGCCTTGGCCTGGACATCAGCCCCAAGTTTATCCTGTCCCCCCTGAGCGTGGCCCAATCACTGCTGGCCGAGCGCGGCATCCGTCGTCTCTGGTCATTGGTGGCAGAGGGCATTCAAAGCGCTTTTGACGATTACCAGCAGGACCAGCACCACCCCGAGGCCCTGGTGCTGGGGGATATAGGCCCGGACTGGGATTACCGGTGCCTCAATGCTGCTTTCAATTGCCTGCACCAGAATCCCGGCATTCCCGTTATCAGCCTGGGGCTAAGTACCTACTATCAGGGCCCACAAGGCCTGCGCTTGGACGTAGGGCCCTTTGCCAGGCTGCTGGCAGAAGCCAGCGGCGCCGAGTTGCTGGTGTGCGGCAAGCCCCAGCAGGGCATCTTTGCCCTAGGAGCCGAAAGATTGGGGTTGGCCCCTGCGCAACTGGCCATGGTGGGGGACGATCTGGATACGGACGTGAGGGCTGCCCAACAGGCCGGTCTAACCGGCATATTGGTGCGCACCGGCAAGTTTCGCCAGCAGGCCCTGGACCAGGGCGGCAAGGCGCCGGATGTCATTCTCGATGGGCTTTGGGCCCTCCCTGCCTGGCTACGCGCCCGGTAA
- the rnhA gene encoding ribonuclease HI, with protein sequence MRKQITLYTDGSCLGNPGPGGYGVLLRYRQHEKCLSQGYRLTTNNRMELLAAIAGLESLKEPCSIDIWTDSQYVRQGITSWMAGWKKNGWRTASRQPVKNQDLWQRLDAAAGRHEIRWHWVKGHSGHPENEKVDQLARAAAESNTLLEDSGFEG encoded by the coding sequence GTGCGAAAACAGATCACCCTCTACACAGATGGCTCCTGCCTCGGCAACCCGGGTCCCGGCGGATACGGCGTCCTGTTACGTTATCGGCAGCATGAGAAATGCTTGAGCCAAGGATACCGCCTGACCACCAACAACCGCATGGAGCTGCTGGCCGCCATCGCCGGCCTTGAGAGCCTCAAAGAGCCGTGCAGCATCGATATCTGGACCGACAGCCAGTACGTGCGCCAAGGGATCACCTCCTGGATGGCCGGCTGGAAGAAAAACGGCTGGCGCACCGCCAGCCGCCAGCCGGTCAAGAACCAGGACCTGTGGCAGCGCCTGGACGCCGCCGCCGGCCGCCACGAGATCCGCTGGCACTGGGTCAAGGGCCATTCCGGCCACCCGGAGAACGAAAAGGTTGACCAACTGGCCAGGGCCGCCGCCGAGTCCAATACTTTACTGGAGGATTCGGGCTTCGAGGGGTGA
- the dnaQ gene encoding DNA polymerase III subunit epsilon, whose protein sequence is MSEQIHRQVVLDTETTGMNQDVGPHWEGHRIIEIGCVEVINRRLTGRHFHVYLQPDRPVDPEAIQVHGITDDFLRDKPRFAEVAQDFIEFIRGAELVIHNAPFDIGFMDHEFRMWNPQQPATQTFCSVTDTLVMARRMFPGKRNNLDVLCDRFFIDNSGRTLHGALLDAEILADVYLAMTGGQTKLNLVTGGDSSEEGAGGIRRLDLQPGALRVVRATDTELAAHEQRLDLVQKKGGSCLWRG, encoded by the coding sequence ATGAGCGAGCAAATTCATCGTCAGGTGGTGCTGGATACCGAAACCACCGGTATGAACCAGGATGTCGGTCCTCACTGGGAAGGGCACCGCATCATCGAGATCGGCTGCGTCGAGGTGATCAACCGCCGCCTGACCGGCCGGCACTTCCACGTTTACCTGCAGCCGGACCGGCCGGTCGACCCCGAAGCCATCCAGGTGCACGGCATCACCGACGACTTCTTGCGGGACAAGCCCCGCTTTGCCGAGGTGGCCCAGGACTTTATCGAGTTTATTCGCGGCGCCGAGCTTGTTATCCATAACGCGCCCTTCGATATCGGCTTTATGGACCACGAGTTCCGCATGTGGAACCCCCAGCAGCCGGCCACCCAGACTTTCTGCAGCGTCACCGACACCCTGGTGATGGCGCGGCGCATGTTCCCCGGCAAGCGCAACAACCTGGACGTATTGTGCGACCGTTTCTTTATCGACAACTCCGGCCGTACCCTGCACGGCGCTTTGCTCGATGCCGAGATCCTGGCCGACGTCTACCTGGCCATGACCGGTGGCCAGACCAAACTCAACCTGGTGACCGGCGGCGACAGCAGCGAAGAGGGGGCAGGGGGCATACGCCGCCTTGACCTGCAGCCGGGCGCCTTGCGGGTGGTCAGGGCGACGGACACCGAGCTGGCTGCCCACGAGCAGCGGCTGGACCTGGTTCAGAAGAAAGGGGGCAGTTGTTTGTGGCGAGGTTGA